From the genome of Syntrophorhabdaceae bacterium:
CAACTGGCGAGGATATGGATATATATTGTATTAATTGTTTAAAAAGATTAAAGAAGCGCCTGGCCTTCAGGTGGTTATAACCCATTTTGGGTATTAAATAGCTTGGGAGGTGGACAAAGTGATCATAAAAACACCCACAAAATTTTTTCTTGTCAGCGGTTCTTCTGAAGGATATTCATTGCTCAATGCCTTTGATGGCGCCCTTTTAGCATCAGGCGTTGGTGATACAAATTTGGTAAAAATGAGTAGTATTCTCCCTCCAGGCTGTGTGGAGATAGATCCGCCACCGGTCCCGCTGCCTCAGGGTGCCCTTGTCCCTGTAGCGTATGCATCACGAAACAGCAATATCCCTGGAGATGTTATATCTGCTGCTGTAGCTATAGGTATACCTAAAGATGAAAAGAGCGCAGGTCTTATTATGGAATACTCTGCCAATGACGCTGAGGATATAGTGGTTGCACAGGTAAAAAAAATGGTAGAAGAGGGCATGAAATTAAGGAACAGACCTATAAAAGAGATAATGGCTAAATCAGCAACCCATAAAGTTGTAAATATCGGAGCTGTTTTTGCCGGTGTAGTCCTTTGGGATTAATCTGCAGCAAGAACTTTGAAGGATTAGTCTTTTATCTGCAGTATTCCCACAAACAACTCACCCTTACAAATATTTATATAGTCTTTTTATTCGGGGATGAAATTTTATGAAGACTGTATTTTTTAGCAAATACATAGGCTCAAACAATAATGAAGAAGATAGTGATATTGTTTTACTTGGATGCCCTCTTGATGCAACCTCATCTTTTCGGGGAGGGACTAAGTTTGGTCCTGACAGCATAAGAAAGGCATCCTGGACCCTTGAGACTTACAGCCCTTATTTAAAAATAGACCTTGATGAACTGAAATTTTTTGATGCAGGCAATCTTGACCTCCCACAAGGTAATCTTTTATATGCATTAAAAGCCATAGAGGAGGCAGCCTCAGAGCTTATAAAAGTTGATAAAAGATTTTTGATACTGGGTGGTGAACACCTCTTGACATACCCTGTCATTAAATCCTTAATAATAAATTATCCTGATTTAAAGATTATCCATTTTGATGCCCATTGTGATCTGAGAGATGAATATGAAGGTCAGAGTCTTTCTCACGGAACCGTAATGCAAAGGATAAAAAAACTGGGTTTATCAGGGCTTTTCCAAATCGGCATAAGGTCCGGGACAAGGCATGAATTTAATGAGTCTAATATAATTAAAGACCCAGACAGCCTTGCCACATTAATAAAAAAAAGCGACCCGGTTTACCTGAGCTTTGATATGGATGTATTTGATCCTTCGCTGGTTTCAGGGGTTACAACACCAGAGCCAGGTGGGATTATGTTTGACGATTTCATAAGTTACGCAAAAGTATTAAAAGAATTTAATATCATAGGGGCCGATATAGTGGAGTTGTCGCCTGATTATGACGCCTCTTTTGTTTCTTCCATATGCGCTGCAAAAGTGGCACGGGAGATAATAATGCTTTTAGCATAATTTAATGGCTTTATTAAAGGAGGTTGGTGTGATTGCCCAAAAGAATAACAAAAGAATTATGATTATAGGTGCCGGTGGAGTTGCCACCGTGGCAGTCCATAAATGCATGCAGGCTCCTGAGGTGTTTGGTGAGATAATAATTGCCAGCAGAACTTTATCAAAATGTGAAGCCATAAAAAACACCATAAAACAGCGATATGGAAGAGATATCATAACTGCCCAGGTGGATGCAGATAATGTCCCGGAACTTATAGCTCTTATAGAAAGATATAAACCCTTTCTTATACTCAATCTTGCCTTGCCATACCAGGACCTTCATATAATGGATGCATGCCTTGCCACTGGTGTCCATTATATAGATACTGCAAACTATGAGCCTCCAGACGAGGCGCATTTCGAATATAGCTGGCAGTGGGCTTACCATGAGAGTTTCAAAGAAAGAGGTATCATGGCCATTCTTGGTTCAGGTTTTGACCCCGGTGTTACAAATGTGTTTGCTGCATATTGCCAGAAACATTTTTTCGATGAGATCCATTATCTTGATATTTTGGATTGCAATGCCGGTGACCATGGCCATCCCTTTGCCACAAACTTCAACCCCGAGATTAATATCAGAGAGGTTACCCAAACTGTAAGGCACTGGGACCAGGGCAAATGGATAGAGACACCTCCCATTATAGATGACAATAGCATCCATTTTACCTTTGACTATCCTGTGGCAGGGAAGAGAGAAAGCTATCTACTCTATCATGAAGAATTAGAGTCTCTTGTCCTTAACATAAAAGGCATCAAAAGGGCAAGATTTTGGATGACCTTTTCAGAAAACTATCTGAACCACCTTAGGGTTCTCAAGAACGTGGGCATGACCAGGATAGATGAAGTAGACTATGAGGGCAAAAAGATTGTTCCTATAAAATTTTTAAAGACACTCCTGCCAGAGCCATCCTCTCTTGGCACAAGATATAAGGGTAAGACCGTCATAGGGAATATTATGACGGGGGTTAAAGATGGCAAGACCATTACTCGATATATATATAATGTCTGTGACCATGAAGAGGCATTTAAAGAGACAGGGACACAGGCAATAGCATATACAACCGGCGTTCCTGCAATGATAGGGGCAAAGATGATGCTTACAGGTGAATGGCAGGGGGCCGGTGTTTTTAATATAGAACAGCTTGACCCTGATAAGTTCATGGATGACCTGAACACTTATGGGCTTCCATGGCAGGTTCAAGAGTGCGAGCCTTTACCAGATACATTTTAGTGTTCTATGATGGATATTTTTAGTGAGAACATTATTGCCGAGGCCGCTATTGCTAAAGATCTGAGGATAGCAGATATATATCATAATCTGTCACAAGAGGAACGAAAAAAGACCCTTGAAGACCTCGATGTAAAATCCCTCAAATTACTAACCCATATTTTAAAGAAGGCAAAAAAGAGAACATTTGTTGAGCATCACAAGAGGTTTTTGAAGATTGCCCAGGAAGACTTAAGAACACCTGTGTATGTTATAGATGAGGCCCTTATTGAAGAAAATATGAGGGTTCTCAGATATGTAAAAGATAGAACAGGCTGTAAGATCCTCCATGCCTTAAAGGCATATGCCTCTTTTTCTACATTTGATGTAATGCGTGAATATCTCGACGGAACATGTGCAAGTGGATTAAATGAGGCTAAACTGGGCAGGGAAAAATTCGGGAAAGAGGTGCATACATTTGCAGCAGCATATAGAGAGGATGAGTTTGCCAGGATACTGACATACTCAGATGTGATTATTTTCAATTCCTTTTACCAACTTGAGAGATACTCTGAATCAGTAAAGAGGGCTAAAAAAGGGATAGGCATAAGGATCAATCCTGGGTATGGAGAAGCAACAGCTGATATTTATAATCCCTGTGCGCCATGTTCAAGGCTTGGTGTGATCAGTGATATATTTAAAGGACAATATCCAATGTTTAAGGATAGAGTAGATGGTATTCATTTTCATGCCCTCTGTGAACAGAATGCCAATGCCCTGAGGAAAATTTTAGGTTCTTTTGAAATGTTATATGGTGAATTTATAAAAGGATTGAAGTGGGTAAATTTTGGAGGTGGTCACCACATAACAAGAGATGACTATGATATAGAATTGCTTATAAGGCTGATAAATGATTTCAAGGATAGACATGGTGTCCAGGTTTACCTTGAGCCTGGAGAGGCAAGTGTTTTAAATTCAGGGGTTTTAATAGCCTCTGTCCTTGATATTGTAAGAAATGAAATGGAAATCGCCATTATAGACGCATCAGCTGAAACGCATATGCCTGATGTTTTGCTTATGCCTTATAGACCATTTATTATAGGGTCTGGAAAGGCAAATGAAAAAAGATATACATACAGGATAGCTGGCCCAAGCTGCCTTGCCGGAGATGTGGTGGGAGATTATTCCTTTAATAGACCACTTAGGATAGGCGACAAGGTTGTTTTTACAGATATGGCACTATACAGCATTGTAAAAAACACTACTTTTAATGGTATAAATCTTCCAGACATAGCAGTTCTTAGAAAAACAGGGGACTTAGAGATTGTAAAGAGTTTTGGCTACAATGATTATGTATCAAGGTTATCTTAGTTTTATTTTTTCCCTCACATAACCCTTCAAGAAAGCAAGATTATCTTCAGTAAACCCATCCCAGCTAAAAGGAAATAAGGCATTGTTTTGATATAGAGGCTCCTTTGTTATGGGATATCGAGCTAAATTGTTGTATTCCTTATAAAGCCTTGTATGAGGTATAGGCGTATATTCGGCAATGTGGGGTCTTACTTCAAGGCCAATTAAATAGTCTATGGTATCCTTGACATCTGTCCATTTTTGTAAAGGTAGCCCGGCAAGGACATATACACCTATGGCATCTCCTTTAAAGCCTGCTTTTTTTAGGCACTTGATAGCCCTTTCAAAGCTTTCTCTGTTCACCTTATTACCGGTTTTTTTCTGCAACTCAGGGTTTGTGGTCTCAAGCCCTATCCTTATCTCTTTAAATCCTGCTTGCATGAGAAGTTCAGCTATCTCATAATCAATCAATGCTGCATTCATAGCATTAGGGTTATATATGTCTATTTTATCGGGCATGTTTATTAATCCCTTTAATATGGGCACTCCATGATTTATTTTATCGTAGAGAAAATTATCATCGTATAACACAAACCTCTTCACGCCTATTTGATGCCAGTGAATGACCTCACCAATGACATCCTCAGGTCTTCTCCTTAAAATGCGTGGATACATAAACGGGGTTGCACAATAAGCACATCTATATATACAGCCGAATGATGTAAGCAGAGGGACAAAATAAGGTGAGCCATAGAGGTCAAAACAGGGATAGGGAAGATCCTCAAAATCATCTATCTTTGGTTTATATCTGAGTTCAATAGAGAGATTTTTTTCTAAAAAATGATAAAATTTTTCTATTTCATTATTTCTAACTATGAGATCAGCTTCTGCCATATGAGCAGTGGCATGTTCATAACACAAAGAGGGATAAATGCCGCCGATTATGACTTTTGATTCAGGAAATACAGTCTTTACTGCCCTAAGAGTCTCTTTTGTCCCTGCATACCAGTATGTCATTATAGAGGTAATCAGGATAATATCGGGTTTTTGGCTCCGGGCAAGTTTTTCTATAAGGTCTGCCTCTGAAATGCCATATCTTTTTAATCTTTTTTTAATACCTTTTAAAGGTGGCAGAAGATTAACCTTTTCTTTTATGAACGGAGCCCTGCCATCTTCCTTCCTTTTTTCATCCACTATCTCAAGACAATCAATAAGGGTGATATGAAAATCGTTTTGTCTTAAAATAGCGCCCACATAAAGAAGACCTAACGGTGCTGACCAGAAGCTATATGCCGAAAAATCATAAATATAGGGATTGATGAGGAGTGCCGAAAAAGTTTCACGTGAAACCTTCATTTTATCTCGCCTGCCTTTTTCTGCTAAACCACCTTGCAGTGAGAAGCCCAAAGATAAAGCCGCCTATATGTGCATACCAGGCAACGCCTTCAGTATGTGAATACAGCACTTGAATAAAAAACCAGACAGTCAATAATAAAACAGCAGGGAGTTGAACGAATTTTATAAAAATAATAATGATGAGCATAGTAACGATCTTTGCTCTTGGAAAGAGAATTAGGTAAGCCCCTAAAATGCCTGATATAGCCCCGCTTGCCCCTACCATTGGTATCTTGGACTGGGGATCATATAGCAATTGAAATATAGACGCTGTAATACCTGAAAGAAAATAAAATAAAAAAAATCTTTTGTGACCAAAGCTGTCCTCTACAGATTTACCGAAAATCAGCATATATAGCATGTTTCCGCCAACATGAAGAATTCCACCGTGTAGAAACATGGATGTAAAAATTGTCATTATATTATATGGTATTAGATTATGATTCAAGGAAAGTGATGCCCAAAAATCATACGGTATTAGTCCGTAATATTTGAAAATGAATTCATTCTCTGATGTTGTTAATGTAAATCTCTGCCATAAAAAAATTAAAATATTTACAAAGATAAAGCATGCTGTTATAATTGGAAATGTGCGTGTCTTTAAATTGTCTTTTATAGGTATCATTCATGTATTCTTACCATGAGCGCTCATTTAAGTCAAAAAAACTCAAAACAGGGAGTAATGTATGCCTGAATTAAGAAAAGACCCTATTATTGACAGATGGGTTATAATCTCCACAGAAAGAGGCAAAAGACCTGTATTTTTTATTGAAGAAAAACCTCCCTCCAAAGAGGGCGTGTGCCCTTTATGCCCAGGGAATGAATATATGACTCCACCAGAGGTCTTTGCCATCAGACCGCATGGTTCTTCTCCCAACAACCATGATTGGAGTTTGAGGGTTGTGCCTAATAAATTTCCTGCCCTAAGGATTGAAGGCAGGCTTGATAAAGAAGGTGTTGGGCTTTACGATAAGATGAACGGTATAGGAGCCCATGAGGTAATTGTTGAGACGCCTGTCCATGCTGAAACCATTTCTGATATGGATATACAGGCAATACAGAATATCTTTCAGGCATACAGAGAAAGGTCCATTGATCTTTCAAGGGATAGACGGTTTAGATATATCATGATATTTAAGAATCATGGATCTGTAGCTGGGGCATCTCTTGATCATTCCCACTCACAGCTTATTGCCCTTCCCATAGTTCCCAGGAGGGTCTCTGAAGAGATCAACGGCAGCCTTAATTATTACAAATACAAAGACAGATGCGTTTTTTGTGACATGATTGCCCAGGAGATAGATGACAATGTAAGGGTTGTGTTTGAAAATGAACTCTTTATAGCACTTTCGCCTTTTGCATCAAGATTTCCTTTTGAGATATGGGTATTACCAAAAAACCATGAATCCTCTTTTACAATGCATAGTCAGGCAGATAGTTATTTTTTCTTATCCCAAATCATCTCTGTTATTTTGAAAAAATATGTGAAACTCCTCAATGCACCACCTTATAACTATATGATCCATACAGCAGCAGTAGGCGAAAGCGAACTTTCACATTACCACTGGCATCTTGAAATTATTCCAAGATTGACAAAGATGGCGGGTTTTGAATGGGGGACAGGTTTTTATATAAATCCAACCCCTCCAGAAGAGGCAACAGTATATCTAAAAGAGACAGATATATAGGGGGTGAAGATGAAGGTTTTAATCGCATCACCAGAAGTTTATCCTTTTGTAAAAACAGGAGGTCTTGCCGATGTCACAGGGGCCTTGCCAAAGGCTCTGAAAAAACTCGGTGTTGATGTTCGTGTTATTCTTCCAAAACACAAAGGAATAGACGAACAGAGATTCCCTATAAGATATAAAAATTATAAGATTTCGTGTTCTATTTCACTGGGTTATGTGGATGGCGAAATCGTGGAAAGCGAATATGATGGAGTAAAAGCGTATCTTGTTGAACAAGACGATTATTATAATAGGGATTACCTGTATAGCACCCCTGACGGTGACTATCAAGATAATGCCATTAGATTTATATTTTTTTCTAAAAGCATACTTGAGGCCATCAAGGTAACAGGATATAAACCAGATGTCCTACATTGCAATGACTGGGAGACAGCTCTGGCATCTGTCTTTTTGAAGACCTTATATAAAGATGACCCTGACCTAAAAAATATTGCCACTTTATTTACAATACATAATATTGGCTATCAAGGTATATTCTGGCATTATGATATGCATCTCCTCAATATAGGCTGGGAATATTTTTCGCCAGATTATCTTGAGTTTTTTGGCAATATTAATTTTTTAAAGGGTGGCATTGTTTTTTCAGACATAATAAATACCGTAAGCAAGAAATATAGCCAAGAGATCCAGACACCTGAATTTGGTTATGGCCTCGACGGCATCCTTAGAACAAGAAAGGAGGACCTTTACGGAATTATAAACGGTATTGACTATGAAGAGTGGAATCCTGAGAAGGACAATCTTTTGCCCGCAAGATATAGCTCTGAGAACTTAAAAAATAAATTTATATGCAAAAAAACCCTTCTTAGCGAGTTTGGTTTACCTATTAAGGATGGGGTGCCCCTTATGGCAACCATATCAAGGCTTGCTGATCAGAAGGGCTTTGATCTTATTGCCTCCACTATGGAGGAGATATTAGCATCTGGGTTTCAGTATGTTATCCTTGGAACAGGTGACAGAAGATACCATGAACTTTTTACAGAACTTTCAAAAAAACACCCTGAGTCTTTTTCCATAAAGATTGCTTATGATAATAGGCTTGCCCACCTGATTGAGGCAGGGGCAGACATGTTTCTCATGCCTTCAAGGTATGAGCCGTGTGGATTAAACCAGCTTTATAGCCTTAGATATGGGACTATTCCCATTGTGAGGGCTGTAGGAGGCCTTGAGGATACAATAATTGATTATACGAAAGAGCCTGAGCATGGCACAGGATTTAAATTTTATGATTATACCGGCGATGCCATGCTGGATGCGATAAAGAGGGCAATAACAGTTTATAGAAATAAGGCAGAATGGGATACGCTCATTAAAAAATGCATGAAAGAGGATTTTTCATGGGAGAGGTCTGCAAGGGAGTATGTGGAGCTTTACAAAAAGGCCATTGAGAAACATAGCTCTATGACATGAAAGTAATAGAAATATTAGGCGAAATAATAGAGATATCCCACTCTAATCTTGAAATAAATTCAAGAATATCTACAATACTAAACATAATCTCACAGAGGATGGGCTTTGAAGAGGTCCTTGTCTTTAAATTTGAAAAGGACAAGAGGTTATCATGCAGATATTATAATCAAAAAAGTATGCTTTTTCCCTTATTAAACAAATATAGGTGCCATATTGGTGAAGGGATAGTAGGAAGCATAGCCCAGAAAAGAGTTCCCCAGTATTTTACCCACAAAGATGTTCCCCCCAGATTGGGCTGCATC
Proteins encoded in this window:
- a CDS encoding arginine decarboxylase, pyruvoyl-dependent, producing MIIKTPTKFFLVSGSSEGYSLLNAFDGALLASGVGDTNLVKMSSILPPGCVEIDPPPVPLPQGALVPVAYASRNSNIPGDVISAAVAIGIPKDEKSAGLIMEYSANDAEDIVVAQVKKMVEEGMKLRNRPIKEIMAKSATHKVVNIGAVFAGVVLWD
- the speB gene encoding agmatinase; this translates as MKTVFFSKYIGSNNNEEDSDIVLLGCPLDATSSFRGGTKFGPDSIRKASWTLETYSPYLKIDLDELKFFDAGNLDLPQGNLLYALKAIEEAASELIKVDKRFLILGGEHLLTYPVIKSLIINYPDLKIIHFDAHCDLRDEYEGQSLSHGTVMQRIKKLGLSGLFQIGIRSGTRHEFNESNIIKDPDSLATLIKKSDPVYLSFDMDVFDPSLVSGVTTPEPGGIMFDDFISYAKVLKEFNIIGADIVELSPDYDASFVSSICAAKVAREIIMLLA
- a CDS encoding saccharopine dehydrogenase family protein yields the protein MALLKEVGVIAQKNNKRIMIIGAGGVATVAVHKCMQAPEVFGEIIIASRTLSKCEAIKNTIKQRYGRDIITAQVDADNVPELIALIERYKPFLILNLALPYQDLHIMDACLATGVHYIDTANYEPPDEAHFEYSWQWAYHESFKERGIMAILGSGFDPGVTNVFAAYCQKHFFDEIHYLDILDCNAGDHGHPFATNFNPEINIREVTQTVRHWDQGKWIETPPIIDDNSIHFTFDYPVAGKRESYLLYHEELESLVLNIKGIKRARFWMTFSENYLNHLRVLKNVGMTRIDEVDYEGKKIVPIKFLKTLLPEPSSLGTRYKGKTVIGNIMTGVKDGKTITRYIYNVCDHEEAFKETGTQAIAYTTGVPAMIGAKMMLTGEWQGAGVFNIEQLDPDKFMDDLNTYGLPWQVQECEPLPDTF
- the nspC gene encoding carboxynorspermidine decarboxylase, translated to MMDIFSENIIAEAAIAKDLRIADIYHNLSQEERKKTLEDLDVKSLKLLTHILKKAKKRTFVEHHKRFLKIAQEDLRTPVYVIDEALIEENMRVLRYVKDRTGCKILHALKAYASFSTFDVMREYLDGTCASGLNEAKLGREKFGKEVHTFAAAYREDEFARILTYSDVIIFNSFYQLERYSESVKRAKKGIGIRINPGYGEATADIYNPCAPCSRLGVISDIFKGQYPMFKDRVDGIHFHALCEQNANALRKILGSFEMLYGEFIKGLKWVNFGGGHHITRDDYDIELLIRLINDFKDRHGVQVYLEPGEASVLNSGVLIASVLDIVRNEMEIAIIDASAETHMPDVLLMPYRPFIIGSGKANEKRYTYRIAGPSCLAGDVVGDYSFNRPLRIGDKVVFTDMALYSIVKNTTFNGINLPDIAVLRKTGDLEIVKSFGYNDYVSRLS
- a CDS encoding radical SAM protein, coding for MKVSRETFSALLINPYIYDFSAYSFWSAPLGLLYVGAILRQNDFHITLIDCLEIVDEKRKEDGRAPFIKEKVNLLPPLKGIKKRLKRYGISEADLIEKLARSQKPDIILITSIMTYWYAGTKETLRAVKTVFPESKVIIGGIYPSLCYEHATAHMAEADLIVRNNEIEKFYHFLEKNLSIELRYKPKIDDFEDLPYPCFDLYGSPYFVPLLTSFGCIYRCAYCATPFMYPRILRRRPEDVIGEVIHWHQIGVKRFVLYDDNFLYDKINHGVPILKGLINMPDKIDIYNPNAMNAALIDYEIAELLMQAGFKEIRIGLETTNPELQKKTGNKVNRESFERAIKCLKKAGFKGDAIGVYVLAGLPLQKWTDVKDTIDYLIGLEVRPHIAEYTPIPHTRLYKEYNNLARYPITKEPLYQNNALFPFSWDGFTEDNLAFLKGYVREKIKLR
- a CDS encoding rhomboid family intramembrane serine protease — encoded protein: MIPIKDNLKTRTFPIITACFIFVNILIFLWQRFTLTTSENEFIFKYYGLIPYDFWASLSLNHNLIPYNIMTIFTSMFLHGGILHVGGNMLYMLIFGKSVEDSFGHKRFFLFYFLSGITASIFQLLYDPQSKIPMVGASGAISGILGAYLILFPRAKIVTMLIIIIFIKFVQLPAVLLLTVWFFIQVLYSHTEGVAWYAHIGGFIFGLLTARWFSRKRQAR
- the galT gene encoding galactose-1-phosphate uridylyltransferase: MPELRKDPIIDRWVIISTERGKRPVFFIEEKPPSKEGVCPLCPGNEYMTPPEVFAIRPHGSSPNNHDWSLRVVPNKFPALRIEGRLDKEGVGLYDKMNGIGAHEVIVETPVHAETISDMDIQAIQNIFQAYRERSIDLSRDRRFRYIMIFKNHGSVAGASLDHSHSQLIALPIVPRRVSEEINGSLNYYKYKDRCVFCDMIAQEIDDNVRVVFENELFIALSPFASRFPFEIWVLPKNHESSFTMHSQADSYFFLSQIISVILKKYVKLLNAPPYNYMIHTAAVGESELSHYHWHLEIIPRLTKMAGFEWGTGFYINPTPPEEATVYLKETDI
- the glgA gene encoding glycogen synthase GlgA: MKVLIASPEVYPFVKTGGLADVTGALPKALKKLGVDVRVILPKHKGIDEQRFPIRYKNYKISCSISLGYVDGEIVESEYDGVKAYLVEQDDYYNRDYLYSTPDGDYQDNAIRFIFFSKSILEAIKVTGYKPDVLHCNDWETALASVFLKTLYKDDPDLKNIATLFTIHNIGYQGIFWHYDMHLLNIGWEYFSPDYLEFFGNINFLKGGIVFSDIINTVSKKYSQEIQTPEFGYGLDGILRTRKEDLYGIINGIDYEEWNPEKDNLLPARYSSENLKNKFICKKTLLSEFGLPIKDGVPLMATISRLADQKGFDLIASTMEEILASGFQYVILGTGDRRYHELFTELSKKHPESFSIKIAYDNRLAHLIEAGADMFLMPSRYEPCGLNQLYSLRYGTIPIVRAVGGLEDTIIDYTKEPEHGTGFKFYDYTGDAMLDAIKRAITVYRNKAEWDTLIKKCMKEDFSWERSAREYVELYKKAIEKHSSMT